A window from Citrus sinensis cultivar Valencia sweet orange chromosome 5, DVS_A1.0, whole genome shotgun sequence encodes these proteins:
- the LOC102631443 gene encoding PITH domain-containing protein At3g04780 produces the protein MSAESTTAINRSIVDLLDFIDWSGVECLNHNTAHSLPNAIKQGYREDEGLYLESDADEQLLIYLPFTQVVKLHSIVVKGPEEEGPKTVKLFSNREHMGFSNVNDFPPSDTAVLTPDNLKGKPVVLKFVKFQNVRSLTIFIEDNQSDSEVTKVNKIALFGTTVETTDMKGLKKIEDNH, from the exons ATGTCTGCTGAATCAACCACGGCAATTAACAGAAGCATA GTTGATCTATTGGACTTCATAGACTGGTCTGGAGTTGAGTGCCTTAACCATAATACTGCTCATTCTCTTCCCAATGCAATCAAACag GGTTACAGAGAAGATGAGGGTTTGTATCTGGAAAGTGATGCAGATGAGCAACTTCTGATATATCTTCCTTTTACCCAAGTTGTGAAGCTTCATTCCATTGTCGTCAAAGGACCTGAGGAGGAAG GTCCTAAGACGGTGAAACTTTTCTCAAACAGAGAACATATGGGATTCAG CAATGTCAATGATTTCCCCCCAAGTGACACAGCTGTTTTGACCCCGGATAATCTCAAG GGAAAACCAGTGGTCTTGAAGTTTGTCAAGTTTCAGAATGTTCGTAG TTTGACAATATTTATTGAGGACAATCAGTCAGATTCTGAAGTCACAAAAGTTAACAAGATTGCACTGTTTGGAACGAC GGTTGAAACAACAGATATGAAGGGCTTGAAGAAGATCGAGGACAATCACTGA